The Glycine soja cultivar W05 chromosome 8, ASM419377v2, whole genome shotgun sequence genome has a window encoding:
- the LOC114422769 gene encoding DNA-directed RNA polymerase 2B, chloroplastic/mitochondrial-like isoform X1 — translation MWRHAAKHACRGSIRQSFHPSRLLSLSHGSIFSPKREAFLYSVARLNCIGRGDFQFQFGAKGYSGVAEAASSTDVEEDGVFVDEIQQLLLQEMNDEVESQLVEEEGAPIDEIQQLLLHEMHKEERNELVEEQAAPGDGIRGLFQGMKKEKQKKVVGYNRWQNEGKGVGQCRYQELRRRQVKIETETWEEAAKEYRELLMDMCEHKLAPNLPYMKSLFLGWFEPLRDAIVKEQEMYGEGKNRTAYAPYFVQLPADKMAVIAMHKLMGLLMTGTEHATVGTARVVQAACGIGDAIENEVRIHKFLEKTKKKKGDRSKKNKASESVADIKEEQKLRKKVIDLMKKQKLVAVRGLVKGKDDTKPWGAAIKTKVGSRLIELLMQTAYIQPPPDQLLDAAPDIRPAFVHSFRTVAKVSAKASKRYGIVQCDPLILKGLERTAKNMVIPYMPMLVPPVNWSGYDKGGHLFLPSYVMRTHGARQQREAVKRAPRKQLEPVFEALDTLGHTKWRVNKKVLSVVDRIWASGGRIADLVDRDDVPLPDKPVTDDEEKIKKWKWKCKSLQKENRERYSQRCDIELKLAVARKMKDEEGFYYPHNLDFRGRAYPMHPHLNHLGSDLCRGILEFAEGRFLGKSGLQWLKIHLANLYAGGVDKLSHEGRLVFTENHFEDIFDSADKPLQGRRWWLKAEDPLQCLAVCITLTEALRSSSPETFISHIPVHQDGSCNGLQHYAALGRDKLGAAAVNLVAGEKPADVYSGIAASPFLKMQILPCERDDLKINSSVIEKSFLCRVSNIMQRDAQKDPAIFPDALHARTLVNQVDRKLVKQTVMTSVYGVTYIGAREQIKRRLKERNAISDDTELFGASCYAAKVTLTALEEMFQGARGIMNWLGDCAKVIASENQPVRWTTPLGLPVVQPYRKLGKHIIKTSLQMLTLQRETDKVMVTRQRTAFPPNFVHSLDGSHMMMTAVACKKEGLNFAGVHDSYWTHACDVDKMNRILREKFVELYETPVLENLLESFQSSFPSLSFPSLPERGDFDLREVLESPYFFN, via the exons ATGTGGCGGCACGCCGCCAAACACGCCTGCCGCGGTAGTATTCGCCAGAGCTTCCACCCTTCCAggctcctctctctctcccacgGCTCCATTTTCTCCCCCAAAAGGGAGGCTTTCTTGTACAGCGTGGCAAGACTAAACTGTATTGGTCGTGGCGATTTTCAGTTTCAGTTTGGTGCCAAAGGGTATTCCGGTGTTGCCGAGGCGGCTTCTTCCACTGATGTGGAGGAAGATGGTGTTTTTGTTGATGAAATTCAGCAACTTTTATTGCAGGAGATGAATGATGAGGTGGAGAGTCAATTGGTGGAGGAAGAGGGTGCCCCAATTGATGAAATTCAGCAACTGTTATTGCATGAGATGCATAAAGAAGAGAGGAATGAATTGGTGGAGGAACAGGCTGCCCCAGGTGACGGAATTCGAGGACTGTTTCAGGGGATGAAGAAAGAGAAGCAGAAGAAGGTGGTTGGATATAATAGGTGGCAGAATGAGGGGAAGGGTGTGGGGCAGTGTAGGTACCAGGAGCTGAGAAGGAGGCAGGTTAAGATTGAGACTGAGACGTGGGAAGAGGCGGCAAAGGAGTATAGGGAGCTTTTGATGGACATGTGTGAGCATAAGCTGGCACCCAATTTGCCGTACATGAAGTCGCTCTTTCTCGGCTGGTTTGAGCCTCTGAGGGATGCCATTGTCAAGGAACAGGAGATGTATGGTGAAGGGAAGAATAGGACGGCCTATGCGCCATACTTTGTTCAGTTGCCGGCAGATAAGATGGCTGTTATCGCAATGCATAAGTTGATGGGGCTGTTGATGACAGGAACAGAACATGCCACCGTTGGCACTGCCAGGGTTGTGCAGGCTGCGTGTGGCATAGGTGATGCCATTGAAAATGAG GTTAGAATACACAAGTTCTTGGAGAAAACTAAGAAGAAAAAGGGTGATAGAAgcaagaaaaataaagcaaGTGAGTCTGTCGCTGACATCAAAGAGGAACAAAAGCTGCGGAAAAAAGTCATTGATTTGATGAAAAAGCAAAAGCTAGTTGCAGTGAGGGGGCTAGTGAAGGGCAAGGATGATACAAAACCGTGGGGAGCAGCCATAAAGACAAAG GTAGGAAGCCGTTTAATTGAGCTCTTAATGCAAACAGCATATATACAACCACCACCAGATCAATTACTGGATGCTGCACCTGATATCCGGCCTGCATTTGTTCATTCATTTAGAACAGTGGCAAAAGTGTCAGC tAAAGCAAGCAAAAGATATGGTATTGTTCAATGTGATCCTCTAATTCTTAAAGGACTTGAAAGAACC GCCAAAAATATGGTCATTCCTTATATGCCTATGTTGGTTCCACCAGTCAACTGGTCAGG TTATGACAAAGGTGGGCACTTGTTCTTACCCTCTTATGTCATGCGTACTCATGGAGCCAGGCAACAACGTGAAGCTGTTAAGAGGGCCCCTAGGAAGCAATTAGAGCCTGTGTTTGAG GCTCTGGATACTCTTGGGCATACGAAATGGAGGGTAAATAAGAAGGTACTGAGTGTTGTAGACAGGATATGGGCTAGTGGAGGCCGTATTGCTGATTTGGTGGACCGCGATGAT GTTCCTTTACCTGACAAGCCAGTTACCGATGATGAAGAGAAGATAAAGAAATGGAAGTGGAAATGCAAATCTCTGCAGAAAGAGAACAGAGAGAGATATTCACAACGTTGTGACATAGAACTTAAACTTGCT GTTGCACGAAAAATGAAGGATGAAGAGGGTTTTTACTACCCACACAACCTTGATTTCCGAGGGCGTGCATATCCCATGCACCCACACTTAAATCACCTTGGTTCAGATTTATGCCGAGGTATATTGGAATTTGCAGAGGGACGCTTTCTTGGAAAGTCTGGCCTACAGTGGCTGAAGATACACTTGGCAAATCTATATGCTGGTGGTGTTGATAAACTATCACACGAAGGTCGCTTGGTGTTCACtgaaaatcattttgaagaCATATTTGATTCTGCAGATAAACCTCTCCAAGGGAGGCGATGGTGGTTGAAAGCAGAAGATCCATTGCAGTGCTTAGCTGTGTGCATAACTCTAACCGAAGCTTTAAGAAGTTCTTCACCAGAAACATTCATCTCACATATTCCAGTACATCAG gATGGCTCCTGTAATGGCTTGCAACATTATGCTGCCTTGGGGAGAGACAAG TTAGGGGCTGCTGCTGTCAATCTAGTTGCAGGAGAGAAGCCAGCAGATGTTTACTCAGGAATAGCAGCTAG CCCTTTTCTTAAGATGCAAATCCTCCCTTGTGAGAGGGATGATCTCAAAATAAACAGCTCAGTTATAGAAAAATCATTTCTATGCAGAGTATCAAACATCATGCAAAGGGATGCTCAGAAAGATCCTGCAATTTTTCCTGATGCTCTTCATGCAAGGACTTTAGTTAATCAG gTGGATAGAAAATTAGTTAAGCAGACAGTGATGACATCTGTGTATGGTGTCACATATATTGGTGCAAGGGAGCAGATAAAAAGGAGATTGAAAGAAAGGAATGCCATTTCAGATGATACAGAGCTCTTTGGTGCTTCTTGTTATGCTGCAAAG GTCACCTTAACTGCCTTAGAGGAGATGTTTCAAGGTGCACGAGGTATCATGAACTGGCTTGGTGACTGTGCAAAA GTAATTGCTTCTGAAAATCAACCAGTGCGCTGGACCACTCCTCTTGGACTTCCTGTGGTGCAACCTTACCGTAAACTAGGAAAGCATATC ATCAAAACTTCACTTCAAATGTTGACATTGCAACGGGAAACAGATAAG GTCATGGTCACAAGGCAGAGGACAGCATTTCCACCAAATTTTGTTCATTCACTTGATGGGTCACATATGATGATGACTGCAGTTGCCTGCAAAAAGGAAGGTTTGAATTTTGCAG GGGTTCATGATTCATATTGGACGCATGCATGCGATGTGGATAAAATGAACAGAATACTGAGAGAGAAGTTTGTAGAACTCTACGAGACCCCAGTGCTGGAAAAT TTACTGGAGAGCTTTCAGAGCTCTTTCCcatcattatcttttccatCCTTGCCTGAACGGGGAGACTTTGACTTGAGGGAAGTTTTAGAGTCACCATATTTCTTCAACTGA